The following are from one region of the Advenella mimigardefordensis DPN7 genome:
- a CDS encoding MFS transporter codes for MSSSSEGAEQGARLSGRNVFAVVLGNALEFYDFGVYAAFAVFIGQKFFPSTDSYVSLLLSVATFGVGFVSRPLGGLLLGAYADKHGRKAAMTLTITLMALGTAAIGLIPAYSEIGLAAPLLLVLARLLQGFAAGGELGASTVYLYEAAPAGKKCLTGSWQLASQGAASILVGLIGYGIARLLSAEDALSWGWRIPFIMGILVIPVGIYIRRSLNETLVHETAHATTGGVIKALMREHFGSLLLAIGAFSGITIAQYFLIYLTSFAINTLHMPASTAQLANFAVGASTLVFALLGGWLGDRFGLRLISILPRILLLLLIYPLVLMLVQAPSAFALLGGAALLTAFQASSAALVVLLIARSFPRKVRATGLATAFGLGAAIFAGTAQVIFTWLISVTGDPTSPVVYVIAMNVLSLASIWLMPRAEAPEPMADPVAAASVTI; via the coding sequence ATGTCCTCAAGCAGTGAAGGAGCAGAGCAGGGCGCTAGATTGAGCGGGCGCAACGTTTTTGCCGTTGTGCTTGGCAACGCGCTGGAGTTCTATGATTTTGGCGTTTATGCCGCATTCGCCGTCTTTATCGGCCAGAAATTTTTCCCGTCCACAGACTCCTATGTGAGCCTGTTGCTCTCGGTGGCTACTTTTGGGGTTGGTTTCGTCAGTCGTCCGCTGGGCGGGCTTTTGCTGGGTGCCTATGCAGACAAGCATGGACGCAAGGCGGCAATGACGCTTACCATCACGCTCATGGCCCTGGGTACGGCAGCAATTGGCTTGATACCTGCATATAGCGAAATCGGTCTTGCTGCGCCCTTGTTGCTCGTACTCGCACGGTTGCTGCAGGGCTTTGCCGCTGGCGGGGAACTGGGCGCATCCACGGTCTATCTCTATGAGGCGGCGCCAGCCGGCAAAAAGTGTCTGACTGGCAGCTGGCAACTGGCGAGCCAAGGGGCGGCCTCAATCCTGGTCGGTCTGATCGGCTATGGTATTGCGCGCCTTTTGTCTGCAGAAGACGCCCTTTCCTGGGGCTGGCGTATACCTTTCATAATGGGTATTTTGGTTATTCCTGTCGGCATCTATATTCGCCGGAGTCTGAACGAGACGCTTGTTCACGAGACTGCTCATGCGACGACCGGTGGTGTGATCAAAGCGCTCATGCGTGAACACTTTGGCAGTTTGCTGCTGGCTATCGGGGCATTCTCAGGAATTACCATTGCGCAATACTTTCTGATCTACCTTACCTCTTTTGCCATTAATACCCTGCACATGCCTGCGTCAACTGCCCAATTGGCCAACTTCGCGGTCGGCGCAAGTACGCTTGTTTTTGCGCTGCTGGGGGGATGGTTGGGTGATCGATTCGGTTTGCGTCTGATCAGTATTTTGCCACGGATCCTTTTGCTGCTGCTGATCTACCCGCTGGTGCTGATGCTGGTGCAGGCGCCAAGTGCATTTGCACTATTGGGTGGAGCGGCGCTTCTGACTGCGTTCCAGGCTTCGAGCGCAGCGTTGGTTGTTTTACTGATCGCAAGATCCTTTCCACGAAAGGTGCGTGCAACTGGTCTGGCGACCGCTTTCGGTCTGGGAGCCGCGATTTTTGCCGGTACTGCACAAGTCATTTTCACCTGGCTCATTTCGGTGACAGGCGATCCCACTTCGCCAGTCGTTTATGTTATTGCGATGAACGTGCTTTCTCTAGCCTCTATCTGGCTCATGCCTCGCGCCGAAGCGCCAGAGCCCATGGCTGATCCGGTCGCGGCCGCCAGTGTCACTATTTAA
- a CDS encoding amino acid ABC transporter ATP-binding protein — MITLDNVHKRFGQNHVLRGVNATVENGEVVCIVGPSGSGKSTILRCINGLETYEEGAIRIDEKIVDRKSSHLRQIRQEVAMVFQRFNLFPHRTALENVMEGPIYVKGIDRAQAQEAATQYLEKVGLADKLSSYPQQLSGGQQQRVAIARALAMEPQAILFDEPTSALDPELVGEVLNVMADMARAGMTMIVVTHEMAFAKEVADRVLFFDQGVIVEQGKATDILNAPQHPRTQDFLRRVLHPF; from the coding sequence ATGATCACACTTGACAATGTTCACAAACGTTTCGGCCAGAATCATGTTCTGCGCGGGGTCAATGCAACGGTCGAAAACGGCGAGGTAGTCTGCATTGTCGGCCCCTCCGGATCGGGCAAATCAACCATTCTGCGCTGCATTAATGGCCTGGAAACGTACGAAGAGGGGGCGATCCGTATCGACGAGAAAATCGTCGATCGCAAGAGCAGCCATTTGCGACAGATTCGCCAGGAAGTGGCGATGGTGTTTCAGCGCTTCAATCTGTTCCCGCATCGTACCGCGCTGGAAAATGTCATGGAAGGACCCATCTACGTCAAGGGCATAGACCGGGCGCAGGCGCAGGAGGCGGCGACGCAATATCTGGAAAAGGTCGGGCTGGCAGACAAGCTGTCGTCATACCCGCAACAGCTTTCCGGCGGCCAGCAGCAACGGGTCGCCATTGCGCGGGCGCTGGCCATGGAACCGCAGGCGATTCTGTTTGATGAACCGACCTCTGCACTTGATCCGGAACTGGTGGGCGAAGTGCTTAATGTGATGGCGGATATGGCGCGCGCGGGGATGACCATGATCGTGGTGACGCATGAAATGGCCTTTGCCAAAGAGGTCGCCGATCGCGTGCTGTTCTTTGATCAGGGTGTGATAGTCGAGCAGGGCAAAGCGACGGATATTCTCAATGCGCCACAGCACCCAAGAACTCAGGATTTTCTTAGGCGGGTGCTGCACCCATTTTGA
- a CDS encoding alpha/beta fold hydrolase, with the protein MPQINVQDAKLYYEVHGDGYPLVFIHGGGGNTMAWFNQVAFFAQHYKVITVDLRGFKYSPCLPELAHPRYYHDDILAVLDAEGLEHAAFICQSLGAWAGLAIAVRSPERVSCLYINGSPTPAYSEENWRVLKKGSDVFMGGSFGRGSGIGWNRETLKSKPELVLLYSQIKALNPLPGFDSATMMDDTVKLHPEDFTHYRVPTIITGGAHDDFLVPGSHEHTATLIPGCATYTYADAGHSAYFETPQAFNRVVAGFLNKHLPSKKRVQYATAASNT; encoded by the coding sequence ATGCCTCAAATCAACGTTCAGGATGCCAAACTCTATTATGAGGTGCATGGCGATGGTTACCCGTTAGTTTTCATTCACGGTGGTGGCGGCAACACCATGGCGTGGTTCAATCAAGTGGCATTTTTTGCACAGCATTACAAGGTGATCACTGTCGATCTGCGCGGATTTAAGTATTCTCCCTGTTTGCCGGAGCTGGCTCATCCTCGCTACTATCACGATGACATATTGGCCGTCCTGGATGCCGAAGGCCTGGAGCATGCCGCGTTTATCTGCCAATCGCTGGGCGCATGGGCCGGGCTCGCAATCGCGGTACGTTCGCCCGAACGTGTCTCCTGCCTGTATATCAACGGTTCGCCTACGCCGGCCTATTCGGAAGAAAATTGGCGCGTTCTGAAAAAAGGCAGCGACGTTTTCATGGGCGGCTCGTTCGGGCGTGGGTCCGGAATAGGATGGAACAGAGAGACATTAAAGAGCAAGCCCGAGCTCGTTTTGCTGTATAGCCAGATCAAGGCGCTTAACCCGTTACCTGGGTTTGACTCTGCGACGATGATGGATGATACGGTTAAATTGCACCCTGAGGATTTCACGCACTATCGCGTGCCTACAATTATCACAGGCGGCGCGCACGATGACTTTCTTGTGCCAGGTAGTCACGAACATACCGCGACACTCATACCCGGTTGTGCAACTTACACCTACGCTGATGCCGGGCATTCGGCCTATTTCGAAACGCCGCAGGCTTTCAATCGGGTCGTTGCGGGCTTTCTCAATAAGCATTTGCCATCAAAAAAACGCGTCCAGTATGCAACAGCGGCATCTAATACCTGA
- a CDS encoding amino acid ABC transporter permease: MDELSIRIAQYFPVLMQGVKATLLVTAGSLLLSTVLGLIWALMRSSGIRWLAWLSESAVNIIRGIPIIVILFYVYFVFPDIGIDVNAIQASILGLGVAYSAYQSENFRAGIEAIDHGQVEASHSMGMTWATMMRRVILPQAVRITLPPYGNTMIMMLKDSSQASTITVAELAMQGKLLATSNFDNVTVFTMVAIMYLVMCMPLIFLVKYLEKRTKTA; the protein is encoded by the coding sequence ATGGATGAATTGTCGATTCGTATCGCCCAGTATTTCCCTGTCCTTATGCAGGGCGTCAAGGCGACCCTTCTTGTTACCGCAGGCTCGTTACTGCTTTCTACGGTCCTGGGCCTGATCTGGGCGCTGATGCGCAGTTCCGGCATACGCTGGCTGGCCTGGCTAAGTGAGAGTGCCGTCAATATTATTCGCGGCATTCCGATTATCGTTATTTTGTTCTATGTCTATTTCGTCTTTCCCGATATAGGCATAGATGTAAATGCAATTCAGGCGTCGATTCTGGGCCTGGGCGTTGCGTATTCGGCCTATCAGTCGGAAAATTTTCGTGCCGGGATCGAGGCGATTGATCACGGTCAGGTAGAAGCCTCGCATTCCATGGGGATGACCTGGGCGACGATGATGCGGCGGGTGATACTGCCGCAGGCCGTGCGTATTACCTTGCCGCCTTATGGCAACACCATGATCATGATGCTAAAGGATTCGTCACAGGCATCTACCATCACGGTGGCCGAACTGGCGATGCAGGGCAAATTGCTGGCGACATCCAATTTCGATAACGTTACCGTGTTTACCATGGTTGCGATTATGTATCTGGTGATGTGCATGCCACTTATTTTTCTTGTGAAGTACCTGGAAAAACGGACAAAAACAGCATGA
- a CDS encoding substrate-binding periplasmic protein, translated as MGMKKLLSVCMLAACLNGSVALAADNYKVGSTPTGMPFTYLDAKSGKIAGVMVDVIDAVSKKAGFTYEISPMVFSALIGSLQSKRIDIISAAMIKTDERAKVIDYTNTIFSYGEGLVVPESDKTEYTSLDQLKGKAVGIQIGTAYIAPAQQAGITDVKLYDASTDMMRDLEKGRVQAVLVDQPIAAAYLSNNMFKNVRLVESYKPVVVRDLGLITRKGETDLQQKLNTAIDALKADGTVAAILKKWKLEK; from the coding sequence ATGGGAATGAAAAAACTGTTATCTGTATGTATGCTGGCAGCGTGTTTGAATGGGTCGGTCGCACTGGCGGCAGACAATTATAAGGTGGGTTCAACGCCCACCGGTATGCCCTTTACCTATCTTGATGCCAAGTCCGGAAAAATTGCAGGTGTGATGGTCGATGTGATCGACGCTGTTTCAAAGAAAGCGGGCTTTACCTATGAAATCAGCCCTATGGTGTTTTCGGCGCTGATCGGGTCTTTGCAATCGAAACGGATCGATATTATTTCGGCGGCCATGATCAAGACCGATGAGCGGGCGAAGGTTATTGACTACACCAATACCATTTTCAGCTATGGTGAAGGGTTGGTCGTACCCGAGAGCGATAAAACTGAGTACACCAGTCTTGATCAGCTAAAAGGCAAGGCGGTGGGCATTCAGATCGGCACCGCTTATATTGCACCTGCGCAACAAGCTGGCATCACAGACGTGAAGCTGTATGATGCCTCTACCGATATGATGCGTGACCTGGAAAAAGGCCGGGTGCAGGCCGTGCTGGTGGATCAGCCGATAGCTGCAGCTTACCTGAGCAACAATATGTTCAAAAACGTGCGATTAGTGGAAAGCTACAAGCCGGTCGTTGTCCGTGATCTGGGTTTGATTACACGCAAGGGTGAAACGGATCTGCAGCAGAAACTCAATACGGCGATTGATGCGCTCAAGGCTGACGGAACCGTTGCCGCTATCCTGAAAAAATGGAAACTTGAAAAATAA
- a CDS encoding P1 family peptidase — protein MIAFSTAPESRINSSDAVREIKVLGNNAMSPLFLATVETTEEAIYNSLLKAKQSQAGIVVLWKRCR, from the coding sequence GTGATTGCCTTCTCCACCGCACCGGAAAGCCGGATCAACTCGTCTGACGCAGTACGGGAAATAAAAGTGCTCGGCAATAACGCCATGTCTCCACTCTTTCTTGCAACGGTAGAGACAACCGAGGAAGCCATTTATAACTCATTGCTTAAAGCAAAACAATCACAGGCAGGAATAGTCGTGTTGTGGAAGCGTTGCCGATAG
- a CDS encoding Bug family tripartite tricarboxylate transporter substrate binding protein has translation MKKIFTLTTLVLGVLTCSAQAQSSSYPTRSVRAVLPYSVGGGPDTVARMIGEQLSAAWKQPFIVENKPGANGWLALGEVKRSAADGYSIAIVDNTHMTLHPHLYKKMPFDPARDFVAAAPIYSTHFFIVVSANSPWRNVADLVGAAHKANGHLTYGTWGIGSVAHLGSTILQQRTQTTMTHIPFKDLSQLYAAVANGDVDWAFGTAATVQNLYQAKRVKLLALAAPVRLAAYPDVPTIAQAGGPQDFELKTWVAAFAPRGTPQEIIERLNTAIAAALRTPAIKQRFETFGFNAWSVDTSGLARAVNEDSAYFGGIVQKANIALD, from the coding sequence ATGAAAAAAATATTTACTTTGACAACGCTTGTCCTTGGCGTTTTGACCTGTTCGGCGCAGGCGCAATCCTCATCGTACCCGACGCGCAGTGTTCGTGCCGTTTTGCCCTATTCGGTTGGCGGCGGGCCGGACACGGTCGCAAGAATGATAGGGGAGCAATTATCGGCGGCATGGAAGCAGCCGTTCATTGTCGAGAATAAACCCGGCGCCAACGGATGGCTCGCGCTGGGCGAAGTCAAACGATCCGCTGCAGATGGCTATTCGATAGCGATCGTGGACAACACCCATATGACGCTGCATCCTCATCTGTATAAAAAAATGCCGTTTGATCCTGCACGGGATTTTGTCGCCGCGGCGCCCATCTACTCGACGCACTTTTTTATTGTTGTGTCTGCCAACTCTCCATGGCGCAATGTTGCGGACCTGGTCGGTGCCGCACACAAAGCGAATGGACATCTCACCTACGGCACCTGGGGGATAGGCAGTGTTGCGCATCTCGGGTCGACGATTTTGCAACAGCGTACGCAGACGACCATGACGCATATTCCCTTCAAGGATTTGTCGCAATTGTATGCGGCAGTGGCCAATGGCGATGTCGATTGGGCTTTCGGCACAGCAGCGACAGTACAGAATCTGTATCAGGCAAAACGAGTAAAGCTGCTTGCGCTGGCGGCTCCAGTCCGCCTGGCTGCGTATCCTGATGTGCCCACGATAGCACAGGCAGGGGGACCGCAGGACTTCGAGCTAAAAACGTGGGTAGCCGCATTCGCTCCCAGGGGTACGCCGCAAGAGATCATTGAGCGCCTTAACACTGCGATCGCCGCAGCGCTGCGCACACCAGCCATAAAGCAGCGTTTTGAAACCTTCGGCTTTAATGCATGGTCTGTCGATACCTCCGGCCTGGCGCGCGCGGTCAATGAGGACTCTGCATATTTTGGCGGGATCGTGCAAAAGGCCAATATTGCACTGGACTAG
- a CDS encoding NAD(P)/FAD-dependent oxidoreductase — MFPANRFPLNPALWHDTAVEAPVTTPLKAAAETDTLIIGAGYAGLSTALHLAESGTQCMVLDAREIGFGGSGRNGGQLVPGLKKDPDELLSAYGAERGRQLVEFAGTTTSTVFSLIDRYTLNVPHTRNGWIQPAHSQSALALVQKRVADWQKRGAPVRPLSRSEVADLLGTDQYHGGWFDERGGSVQPLSYVRELARVTLAAGVAVHTGTPVQSIEKKGSGWQVTTDSGHVVQARRVVVCTNAYSDGIWKNLKETVVDPNTYQVATAPLPDDIAKTILPQGQPVSDTRNLLLYFRKDHTGRFLMGGRGPFREPRGKQDWDHLKKAITLLYPQLKDIAFEYYWCGRVSVTQDYMPHLHQPEPGLILNIGCQGRGIGLQTAMGKAIANYLQSGNEAALPVPFTPVQRLPFYGLRKLYVGALISWYRYLDSRT, encoded by the coding sequence ATGTTTCCAGCTAACCGGTTCCCTCTGAATCCCGCGTTGTGGCACGATACCGCTGTCGAGGCCCCAGTAACGACGCCACTGAAGGCAGCGGCCGAGACAGATACACTCATTATTGGTGCCGGGTATGCGGGTCTAAGTACTGCGCTGCATCTGGCAGAGTCAGGCACGCAGTGCATGGTGCTCGATGCCAGAGAAATCGGTTTCGGCGGATCCGGCCGTAATGGCGGACAACTGGTACCCGGCCTGAAGAAAGACCCGGATGAACTGCTCAGCGCCTATGGAGCGGAGCGTGGCCGGCAACTGGTCGAATTTGCCGGCACCACAACCAGTACGGTTTTCTCTTTGATTGATCGCTATACATTGAATGTGCCGCATACGCGCAACGGCTGGATACAACCGGCGCATTCGCAGTCTGCGCTGGCGCTTGTTCAGAAACGCGTTGCTGACTGGCAAAAGCGGGGTGCACCCGTCAGACCCCTGTCGCGCAGCGAAGTTGCCGATCTGCTGGGAACCGACCAATATCATGGTGGCTGGTTTGATGAGCGCGGTGGCTCAGTACAGCCGCTCAGCTACGTGCGCGAGTTGGCACGTGTCACCCTGGCTGCAGGTGTGGCGGTGCATACCGGTACGCCGGTGCAGTCGATTGAAAAGAAAGGCAGTGGCTGGCAGGTGACCACTGACAGCGGTCATGTCGTGCAGGCGCGCCGCGTGGTCGTGTGCACCAATGCGTATAGCGATGGTATTTGGAAAAATCTGAAAGAGACGGTGGTTGATCCGAATACCTATCAGGTTGCTACCGCGCCGTTGCCCGACGATATTGCCAAAACGATTCTGCCTCAGGGTCAGCCCGTGTCGGATACCCGTAATCTGCTGCTTTATTTTCGCAAGGATCACACCGGTCGCTTTCTGATGGGGGGGCGGGGGCCGTTCCGTGAGCCACGTGGCAAGCAGGATTGGGATCATCTGAAAAAGGCGATTACCTTGCTGTACCCTCAGTTGAAGGATATTGCATTTGAATACTACTGGTGCGGAAGGGTGTCGGTCACGCAGGACTATATGCCGCATTTGCATCAACCGGAACCGGGCCTGATACTCAATATCGGTTGTCAGGGGCGGGGTATCGGCCTGCAAACAGCCATGGGTAAAGCCATTGCAAACTACCTGCAATCGGGCAATGAAGCGGCGCTTCCTGTACCATTTACACCTGTGCAACGGTTGCCGTTCTATGGATTGCGCAAACTTTATGTAGGCGCATTGATTTCCTGGTACCGTTATCTGGATAGTCGCACATAG
- a CDS encoding MarR family winged helix-turn-helix transcriptional regulator has product MKNYLNYKLDILSAVAKRDADQIYQRECGLDVNHLRLLRLVSFYPEINPSELADRARLDRPKTSRMLARLVDRGFVVKHTTERDGRQVRLTTSPQGQILIKKANRIATNLERAFLSPLTEKQQTELVDWLDKLTHWVESGGLSRSYKTDSDELEN; this is encoded by the coding sequence ATGAAGAATTACCTGAACTATAAACTCGACATTCTGAGCGCGGTCGCCAAGCGCGATGCGGATCAGATCTACCAGCGGGAATGCGGACTGGATGTGAACCATTTACGCTTGTTACGCCTGGTCAGTTTCTACCCTGAAATCAATCCGAGCGAACTTGCTGACCGGGCTCGCCTGGATCGCCCCAAAACGTCGCGCATGCTCGCCCGGCTTGTTGACCGTGGCTTTGTAGTCAAACACACCACAGAGCGCGACGGACGACAGGTGCGCCTGACGACAAGCCCACAAGGCCAGATCCTTATTAAGAAAGCCAATCGCATCGCAACAAATCTCGAACGCGCCTTCCTGTCCCCCTTGACTGAAAAGCAGCAGACTGAGCTGGTCGATTGGCTGGACAAACTGACCCATTGGGTTGAATCCGGCGGACTCAGCCGTTCGTACAAGACAGATTCAGATGAATTGGAAAACTGA
- a CDS encoding helix-turn-helix domain-containing protein, translated as MKIMDTVTPSTDARFTGKIASFVDFWLGQQLREIRREQGLSLEQVARRADISIGSLSQIERGMTSPTVNMLNRISGALNISLGELLSNTECTDEQTDGWIARAASHKQVVMKDKKIIKKIITPSRCRSVDLYQAIIQPGGSSGDEWITTRSGEISGLVIYGQLQLWVDKRYVKLEQNDTFCYTSEMPRKWNNPTDQDTCVLWVITKPERE; from the coding sequence ATGAAAATCATGGACACCGTTACGCCATCTACGGATGCACGATTCACCGGAAAAATTGCCTCATTCGTCGATTTCTGGCTGGGGCAGCAACTGCGGGAAATCAGACGAGAGCAAGGTTTGTCGCTGGAACAGGTGGCACGCAGAGCCGATATCTCCATCGGGTCTCTTAGCCAGATTGAGCGCGGCATGACTTCTCCCACTGTCAATATGCTGAACCGGATTTCCGGGGCCCTGAATATTTCACTTGGAGAACTGTTAAGCAATACCGAATGCACCGATGAACAGACCGATGGCTGGATCGCCAGGGCTGCTTCGCACAAGCAGGTGGTGATGAAAGACAAGAAGATCATCAAGAAGATCATCACCCCCTCGCGTTGTCGTTCAGTGGATTTGTATCAGGCCATTATTCAGCCAGGAGGAAGCTCTGGCGATGAGTGGATCACGACGCGTAGCGGCGAAATCAGCGGGCTGGTGATCTACGGGCAATTGCAGTTGTGGGTGGATAAGCGTTACGTGAAGCTTGAGCAGAACGATACGTTTTGCTATACGAGCGAGATGCCACGCAAGTGGAACAATCCGACCGATCAGGACACATGTGTGCTGTGGGTTATTACCAAACCCGAAAGGGAATAG